In the Onychostoma macrolepis isolate SWU-2019 chromosome 09, ASM1243209v1, whole genome shotgun sequence genome, one interval contains:
- the arl5a gene encoding ADP-ribosylation factor-like protein 5A, with the protein MGIIFTKLWRLFNHQEHKVIIVGLDNAGKTTILYQFSMNEVVHTSPTIGSNVEEIVVNNTHFLMWDIGGQESLRSSWNTYYTNTEFVIVVVDSTDRERISVTREELYRMLAHEDLKKAGLLIFANKQDVKGCMTVAEISQSLQLTSVKDHQWHIQACCALTGEGLCQGLEWMMSRLRVR; encoded by the exons ATGGgaatcattttcacaaaattatGGAGGCTTTTTAACCACCAAG AGCACAAAGTCATTATTGTTGGGCTGGACAATGCAGGAAAGACCACCATACTTTATCAGTT CTCTATGAATGAGGTGGTGCACACTTCACCCACCATAGGCAGCAATGTGGAAGAGATTGTGGTCAATAATACACATTTCCTTATGTGGGACATTGGAGGACAGGAATCCCTACGCTCCTCTTGGAACACTTACTACACTAACACAGAG TTTGTGATCGTGGTCGTGGATAGCACGGACAGAGAGAGAATCTCAGTGACCAGAGAGGAGCTCTACAGGATGTTAGCCCATGAG GATCTGAAAAAAGCTGGTTTGTTGATTTTCGCCAACAAGCAAGATGTGAAGGGTTGTATGACTGTTGCTGAGATTTCCCAGAGTCTTCAGCTTACCTCTGTCAAAGACCATCAGTGGCACATCCAGGCCTGCTGTGCCCTCACTGGAGAAGG GCTCTGCCAGGGTCTAGAATGGATGATGTCACGGCTGCGAGTAagatga
- the tsn gene encoding translin, giving the protein MSVTEMFSYIQGFLSADQDIREDIRKVVQVLEQTAREILTVLQSVHQPSGFKDIPSKCLKARELFCTVRNHTGELKTKFPVEQYYRYHEHWRFVLQRLAFLAAFVVYLESESLVTREEVAKILAIEVDREKGFHLDVEDYLAGVLILASELSRLAVNSVTAGDYGRPLRISNFINELDSGFRLLNLKNDPLRKRYDGLKYDVKKIEEVVYDLSIRGLAKEQEAGGDK; this is encoded by the exons ATGTCTGTAACGGAGATGTTTAGCTACATCCAAGGATTTTTGAGTGCCGATCAAGATATTCGAGAG GACATAAGAAAAGTTGTCCAAGTTCTGGAGCAGACAGCGAGAGAGATCCTCACTGTTCTTCAAAGTGTCCATCAACCAAGTGGTTTCAAAGACA TTCCCAGCAAGTGTTTGAAGGCTAGAGAGCTGTTCTGCACTGTAAGAAACCACACTGGAGAGCTGAAAACTAAGTTCCCTGTGGAACAGTACTATCG GTATCATGAACACTGGAGATTTGTTCTTCAACGTCTTGCCTTCCTTGCAGCTTTTGTGGTATACCTGGAAAGCGAGTCCTTGGTTACACGCGAGGAAGTGGCAAAAATACTTGCCA TTGAAGTCGACCGAGAAAAAGGGTTTCATTTGGATGTGGAAGACTATCTTGCAGGAGTTCTTATTTTGGCCAGTGAGCTG TCCAGGCTGGCAGTGAACAGCGTGACCGCAGGAGACTATGGGCGTCCGCTTAGGATCTCAAACTTTATCAATGAACTTGACTCTGGCTTTCGGTTGCTCAACTTAAAAAACGACCCTCTTCGCAAGCGCTACGATGGCCTCAAGTACGATGTGAAGAAGATCGAGGAGGTGGTGTATGATCTCTCAATCCGAGGCCTTGCCAAGGAGCAGGAGGCTGGAGGAGATAAGTAG
- the si:dkey-91i10.2 gene encoding uncharacterized protein si:dkey-91i10.2, whose product MAAISVAMPDVKATQCEYSPAGSPAGCSMDLSMDLSVLSSPLSAFPHHGVPPFPAQDVAPGHCNNNNGLLSNLGVYCSTSSMHPLKQPDGQSSYGAVRFPQACANTGGTRLYRSLENLHWAAVSDPNAYPYRSVDSEFILHCTSSSHWYDGPPQGPQVYGLMPSHDGMAIYGRRGVVRKDIPLFPQWLLPAVEDWGMNGNARKGLRDKLRLQSTRVTEPHKPMRPQPVLGKAPSPLYLCDQDVTVCPPLHRNGQQELSARRITSPEEIKQEALRRLQLRRQRSTPNLALNSRQESSTMSKAHTADPICTNSAQSTPERKRPPMGRLHIPTFEEFKRMRQKEGIKNHGSSEMESKDKHREERIQTEETQSAERTDIDVNTAQDSNHNGAEMSEPSSTAEVPGGPICTGPVARSPLHPQAATGRSKETKGPAGPGATDVDVLPFPPRRESGDGPSSCCPAILLDGTDLSSYGAKIYKMRDGFLGSALDLIKKSCSAEIAAETPVRLSREKNDVTDITAPQPSHQSAHVAMTTSACGEEACTEPAGQRGKAATECVSGAGCRRSSSDAAYELAESVRAQRECRLRPHYSDPMPADATKRKQLEMKIAAAARLHIHRRDRDSVPGTARGRSEPRGEERSRGLGVSRSAQHRWSTVSSLSADSGVVGLSDEREDEEEPRRTRHSAGAEVERVDSGIGPGLARGWRRPLPSLRAWDAQQPCPDCGHKEGAREEGMCERCSKLRTERKEAILEFLNTESSYGEDLRIIKEEFYCPMQSAGLLTAEQLAVVFSNVQELIDVNDRFTEHLQDSIDQAFDQGDEDLQTVCIGEIFLEFVNMLPAFQTYCLQQSTSVNMLNTLEKEKELLRIFLDVSQNDNTALRRMNLRSFLMAPLQRVTKYPLLLSRISKVTNECHPDYSRLKEAKSRVESHLEHINMKTKQEGTATWSLRSFRRDSRKNREVINIEMRELSMKTVGWTRESTRFIMEGPLQLAQPADGQWLKKGSKSLKFQNVQSLLMVRTLRNADTVTEGSLETLEMVQDGVLVLIKDKSSGKFTVLREPIHLANCVVSADTDCEDTFEVLDIRREAFVFRASDKPRTQQWFRQIKRYACDLGSWRKRRNALPNIMINTTQSRS is encoded by the exons ATGGCAGCTATTTCTGTGGCCATGCCGGATGTGAAAGCCACACAATGTGAGTACTCCCCAGCAGGATCTCCTGCAGGCTGCAGCATGGACTTGTCCATGGACCTGTCCGTCCTCAGCTCCCCGCTGTCTGCTTTCCCTCATCATGGTGTGCCCCCCTTCCCTGCCCAGGATGTAGCTCCAGGCcactgcaacaacaacaatggcCTGCTCAGCAACCTGGGGGTCTACTGCTCCACCAGCAGTATGCATCCCCTTAAACAGCCTGATGGCCAGTCTAGCTACGGGGCGGTGCGCTTTCCACAGGCCTGCGCGAACACCGGCGGCACCCGGCTTTACCGCAGCCTGGAAAACCTGCACTGGGCTGCCGTATCTGATCCTAATGCATATCCTTACAGGAGCGTGGACAGTGAGTTTATACTTCACTGCACTTCAAGCAGCCACTGGTACGACGGACCTCCTCAGGGACCGCAGGTTTACGGCTTAATGCCTTCCCATGACGGCATGGCGATCTATGGCCGCCGAGGAGTGGTGAGGAAGGATATACCGCTCTTCCCACAATGGCTTTTACCTGCGGTTGAGGACTGGGGAATGAATGGAAATGCTCGGAAGGGTCTTCGAGACAAGCTGCGGCTCCAGAGCACACGTGTGACGGAGCCCCACAAGCCCATGCGTCCTCAACCTGTGCTTGGTAAGGCACCTTCTCCGCTGTATCTGTGCGATCAGGACGTAACGGTTTGCCCACCATTGCACAGGAATGGACAGCAAGAGTTGAGTGCCCGTCGCATCACCAGTCCTGAGGAGATCAAACAGGAAGCACTCCGACGACTGCAGCTCCGAAGGCAACGAAGCACCCCTAACCTGGCACTGAACTCTAGACAGGAGTCTAGTACCATGAGTAAAGCTCATACGGCAGATCCCATCTGCACTAACTCTGCCCAGTCGACCCCTGAGAGGAAAAGACCCCCAATGGGCCGCCTACACATACCTACATTTGAggagtttaagagaatgagaCAAAAGGAGGGCATTAAAAACCACGGGTCCTCTGAAATGGAAAGTAAAGACAAGCATAGAGAGGAAAGAATACAGACAGAGGAAACGCAAAGTGCTGAAAGGACTGACATTGACGTCAATACGGCTCAGGATTCGAACCACAACGGAGCGGAGATGTCTGAGCCCAGTTCCACCGCAGAGGTCCCAGGAGGACCCATCTGCACAGGCCCAGTGGCTCGCTCTCCATTACACCCTCAAGCTGCTACAGGAAGAAGCAAGGAGACAAAGGGCCCAGCAGGCCCTGGGGCCACAGATGTAGATGTTCTCCCCTTCCCGCCCCGCAGGGAGAGTGGCGATGGCCCATCCAGCTGCTGCCCAGCAATCCTTCTGGACGGAACAGACCTTTCCAGCTACGGAGCCAAAATCTACAAAATGAGGGATGGCTTCCTGGGATCTGCCCTGGACCTTATTAAAAAAAG CTGCAGTGCAGAGATTGCAGCCGAGACTCCCGTTCGATTGTCGCGTGAGAAGAATGACGTCACTGACATCACCGCTCCCCAGCCCAGCCATCAGTCTGCCCACGTTGCCATGACAACGTCGGCCTGCGGAGAGGAGGCTTGCACCGAGCCAGCGGGACAACGGGGGAAAGCGGCGACAGAATGC GTTTCTGGGGCGGGCTGCAGACGCTCCAGCTCGGACGCAGCCTATGAGCTGGCTGAGTCAGTGAGGGCCCAGCGTGAGTGCCGCCTGCGGCCCCACTACAGCGACCCCATGCCTGCCGACGCCACCAAGCGTAAGCAGCTGGAGATGAAGATCGCCGCCGCAGCACGTTTGCACATTCACCGCAGAGACAGGGACAGCG TGCCAGGCACAGCCAGGGGCCGCTCAGAGCCCAGAGGTGAGGAGAGGAGCAGGGGCCTGGGTGTGAGCCGCTCAGCACAGCACCGCTGGAGTACCGTCAGCAGCCTGAGTGCAGACAGCGGTGTGGTAGGCTTGAGCGATGAGCGTGAAGATGAGGAAGAGCCCCGTCGCACCCGCCACAGTGCCGGAGCCGAGGTAGAACGTGTGGACAGCGGCATTGGTCCTGGATTGGCTCGGGGCTGGAGGAGACCCTTGCCGTCCCTCAGGGCCTGGGACGCTCAGCAGCCCTGTCCCGACTGTGGACACAAAGAGGGGGCCCGCGAGGAAGGCATGTGTGAACGCTGCTCCAAGCTACGCACAGAGCGCAAAGAGGCCATCCTAGAGTTTCTCAACACTGAGTCGAGTTATGGAGAGGACCTGCGCATCATCAAGGAAGAGTTTTACTGCCCCATGCAGAGTGCAGGGCTGCTCACAGCAGAGCAGCTGGCCGTGGTCTTCAGCAACGTTCAAGAGCTCATTGATGTCAACGACAGGTTCACAGAGCACCTGCAGGACAGCATTGATCAGGCTTTTGATCAG GGCGATGAGGACCTGCAGACTGTGTGCATTGGAGAAATCTTTTTGGAGTTTGTCAACATGCTTCCAGCATTTCAGACCTATTGCCTGCAGCAGTCCACATCTGTGAACATGCTCAACACActggagaaagaaaaagagcttCTTAG GATATTCCTCGACGTGTCCCAGAATGACAACACAGCACTCAGGCGCATGAACCTGCGCTCCTTCCTCATGGCGCCGCTTCAGCGTGTGACCAAGTACCCATTACTGCTAAGTCGCATCAGCAAGGTCACCAACGAATGTCACCCAGACTACTCCCGCTTAAAAGAGGCCAAGAGCCGCGTGGAGTCCCATCTAGAGCACATCAACATGAAGACCAAACAGGAGGGAACTGCCACATGGTCCTTGCGCTCTTTCCGGCGCGACAGCCGCAAGAACCGAGAAGTCATTAACATTGAGATGAGAGAGCTATCGATGAAGACGGTGGGCTGGACGCGAGAGAGCACACGCTTCATCATGGAGGGGCCACTCCAATTGGCGCAGCCCGCCGATGGCCAGTGGCTTAAGAAGGGAAGCAAATCCCTCAAATTCCAGAACGTTCAGAGTTTACTCATGGTACGCACCCTGCGCAACGCAGACACAGTGACTGAAGGGAGTCTGGAGACTTTGGAGATGGTGCAGGACGGTGTACTGGTGCTCATCAAGGACAAGAGCAGCGGGAAGTTCACTGTGTTACGGGAGCCAATCCATCTGGCGAACTGCGTGGTGTCCGCCGACACCGACTGTGAAGACACCTTCGAGGTGCTGGACATCCGACGCGAGGCCTTCGTTTTCCGTGCCTCCGACAAACCTCGCACTCAGCAGTGGTTTCGTCAGATCAAGAGATACGCTTGTGATTTGGGATCCTGGAGAAAGAGACGCAACGCTCTCCCTAATATCATGATTAACACAACCCAGAGCCGGTCATGA